GTGTTCTCCTGGAACTTGTCGCCCCAGTCCTTCTTGAGGGTGTTGATCGAATCCTCGTTGTATTTCTTGAAGTCGTTGGCCACCTTGCCCAGGTAGGCTTCGACCGTGGCGTGGTCCCGCTCCAGCACCGTCTTGTAAGTGGATTCGTCCCACTTCAATTCGGCCGCCAGTTTTTGGAGCCCCGCGACGTGGTCCTCGGGGACCTTCGACCCATCGGGCAACTTGACCTTGGCGTAGTCGGGGGCCTTCCAGTTCTTGGAGGCCTCTTCCTGCTTTTTCTTCGCCTCGGCTTGCGCGGCCTCGATCTCGGAGCGTTTGGTTTGGTAGCCCTTCAGGCCCGCGACCAGTTCTTCCCGGGACTTGTCGTCCAGGGCGAACTTCGGGTCCTCGAACTTGCCCACCAGACCCAGGACGGATTCGAGGGTCTTTTGCATCTCCGCACCGGCCGCTTCCGGGCCGCCTTGACCGGGGGTCGGCTCCCCGCCTTGCGCGCCCTGCTTGCTGTCGTCCATGGATCTCCCCTTTACTGTTTTTCCTCGAAATACAAAGCGAGGTTCACCTTCTCGCCCTTGTCGATGAGCCTGCGACGCATCTGTTCGTCGCGGAACATCAGCCGTTCAGCCTCCACACCGGCCTCGAAGTCGATCGCCTTGACCTCGGCCAGCATCCTTTCGCCCACCCTCCGCATCCCTTCGCGGAAGCGGGCGTCGTTGCTTTCGTTGCTCTCGATGGCCGTGTGGACCCCGCATTCCTTCGTCCACCGCCCGATGAACCGCAGGAAGGCCTTGTCCCGCACCAGGTGGACCATGTCCTTCGTCTGGCGGTCGATGATCTGGCGCTTCCAAGCCAGTTCCTTCTCGGTCTGCTCGGCCGACTTCGCTTGCCTCTCGGACCGGCGTTCCGGGTTCACGTCAGGCCGCCGGGGCCAGGTTGCCCGCCTGCGCCATCTTCAAAAGTTGGGTGACGAGGTTGTTCCCGTCGGTCGGGGTCTGGCCGAGGTTCTTGGCGGTCTGGGAGGCCTGTTGCATCAGTTCGGCCTGGTGCTGGTCGGCGGCGGCCTTTTGGGAAGCGGCCCTCATCTGGGCCACCACGTCCTCGGGCCGAAGGAAGCCGGCGGGCAGGTTGAGGATCTTGCCGATCTGGTCGAGGACCGCGCCGAAGTCGATCTTGACCAAGGGCGTTTGGTCGCCCATCTGGACCATCTTTTCGCCGTAGGCCAGGAGCTTGTCGACGAGGCCCAGCAGGGCCACCTTCTGGGCGCGGGCGAAAGGCGAAATGAATTCGGGCGGGAGGTCGCGGCCGACCAGTTCGGCGGGGGGCGGGGGCATCTCGCCGGCCTCGTTGAGGATGGTGAAGGTCACGTCGATGCAGTGGCGCAGGGCCCGGAAGACCATCTGGGTCACAGGGCCCAGTTCGACCATCTTCTCGTCGCGCAGGGCGTCCACTTCGGTGGCCGAGACCTGGCCGGTCACCGAATCGCGTAGGCGGGAAATGGCCAGGAACAGGTCCGTGAAGAACCCGCGTTCCACGATGTTCCGCAGGTCCCGCTTGTTCTCCGAGACCCACTTGAGGTCGTGGGCGATCTCGAAGAGGGGGCGCAGGCCCGCCTTGGGGTCGGTCGAGTTGTCGGCGGTGAACCCGCCTGGGCCCTTCTGGATGATCTCGTCGTTGAAGGCATCCGGCCCGGTCAAGGGAGGGTCCAGGACCAGGTCGGTCCCGTGGTTCAGGTCCTCGGTCGTTTTGTAGAGCTGCTTGATGTCGGCCAAGACCTGCAGGCCCGGGCATTCGTTGGCGTAGACTTCCTGGCTGCGCTTGGACCAGCGGGAAACGAAGGCGGGGAACCAGTCGTAGCCGCTTTCCCGCAGGTATTTGCCGGTCAGTTCGCCGGTCGTCTTCTCGAAATAACGGCTCAGCCAGCGTTTGTACTTGGCCTGGGGTTTGTCGGGCGTGAAGTTGGGGTTGGGCCGGATGACATGGCGGACGACGACCCACCGTTCCATGTTCTCGGTCAGGCCGCTCTTCCACCAATCGGCCACCTCGGTGGAAAGGTTGGAAAGGTCGTATTGCCCGTCGTCCGTGAGCTTGCAGAACTTGGGGACCAATTGGCGGACCTTGAACTGCTCTTCCCGCCCGATGGTGTTCACATCCCCGTTCTCGTCGATGTCCAGGACGTAGGTACCCCAGGACAGCGTGTTGTAGCGCACCTTGAAAACGGGGTCTTGTTCGATGAGGGTCACGGCCGAAGGCAGGCAAAGCAGGTCCGCGAAATGGCTGGCCATCTCGGTGTAGAAGTTGGACCGGTCGAAGGCGGTCAGGAGCCGCTTGTTGGCGTAGTCCAGGAAGGCCTTGACGGCCGAGCGGACCGCCAGTTGTTCCTCGTCCACGCCCAGGATGACCCAGGGGGAGGCGGGCGACGTGCAGCCCGAAAGGAACCCGGCGATGGCCGTGCGGAGGGCCAGGACCGTGGTGGAATCGAAGATGTTGTCGTTGAAGTCGTGGGAGAAATTATCGACGGCGGTGGTGGTCTGGTTGGCCTGGAGCAACCAGCGCAGGCGGTGGACGAGCAGGTTGTCGTTGATCTCGCGGGCCCACGGATCCACCGCGTTGCGGAGGGTCAGCAGGTTGACGAAGATCTTCGCGTCGTCCTGGTAGGCTGGAAAAGGAGGTTGGGGAACGGCCATCGGGAACCTTTTTTGTCAGGTTCCAAGGTGGCCGTGGGCGGGCCCCGTTACCGGGGGTTGGCGTCAGGCGGGCTTGGTGAAGTAGGTGCTACTTGCCTCCACTGCGTATCAGGTCGGTCGAAACACCTTCGGCGATCAACCATTTTTCCCAGGCGGCGCAAGCCCCCCGGAGAAGCCTCAAAAGCGTCACGTGCAGGATCTGGGTCGGGAGGCTCAACCGGCCAACCCCATTTTCGTGGTGTAGATCGAGCCGCCCTTCTGGGCTTGCCAGGAAGTCAGCTGGTTGAACGCGGTCGAAAGTTGGGCTGCGTTGTCGCGCTCAGCCTTTTGACGGGTCATGAAATCCTGGGCATCCTTCAGGGCCTTGGCGGCTGCGGCCTTTTGTTTCTTCTCCAGATCCCCGGCGGCGTCAGCGGTCTGGATCCCGCCGATGACGGAACCGAGCCCATCCACACCCATCTTCAATGCGTCGGTGAATCCCATGAATTCAAATTATTCAAGAGGCCTTGGATGTTCAATCCCCAAAATCGCATATCTTCACCGGCCGCGGGCACGGGACAGGCGGTCCTTGAGGCTGTAGGGCTTTGCCTGCCGGTTATTGCGGGCGGCCTTTTCCCAGACGTTCTTGGGTTGTTTCAGGGGTTCGATGTGGAAGGCCCAAAGCATGGCGGCCGCGTCCCCGTCGTTGGGGCTAGGCAGGTTCATGCTCTTCATCGTGGACTTCTTGACCAGCATCACCTTGTCGTGTTCGTCCAGGGTGGCCTCCTGGTTGGTGATGTCCCGGCGCAGGTATTTGTCGTCGTCCACGGCCGCGTGGAGCCGCAGGGCATCCCGCAGGCGGGCCCAGGAATAGGCCCGCATATTGCGGTAAAGCCGCTCCCCATTGGGGCCTTCCTTGTCGGTGCTGGTCACCGCCCCCACGAAGGGCAGCACCTTGATGCCTGTTCGTTTCAGGTTGTTGAAGACCGGCCCGCCGGCGCCCGAGGCGTCGATGATGAGGATGTCGGGCTTGCGCGGAAGGCCGTAATTGCGGGGGTTGGCGAAGATATCGTGGATCTTGCCTTCCAACACTGCGTTGTCTCGGACTTCGGAGCCGGGGATGCGGATGGTCGGAAATGTGCGCATGTCCGAGCCCAACCGGAACCGGATGACGCAATCGTCCTCGCCCCCGAAAGCGGGGTCGCAGGCCATCACCAGAGGATCGTCCGGCCGCCAGGTCACTTCCCGGCATTCAGCTTCCTCCAGGAATTCGGCGGGGATGAACTGCAAAGCCGAGGAACGTGGCAAAAGGCCCAGGATATGGGTCCGGCAAAAGTCGCTGTCCAGACCATATTCCTTGATCCATTCATCGTGCAGTTGCTTGTTGGCGTTCTCGACCGTCCGGCAATCGACCGAGTTGTGGACCCAGTTCATGGCCTTGGACCCGAAAGTGATCTCGGCGAACCAACCGTTGTTCCGGGTCCCGTTCCCGTTCACGTGGTGGATGATCTCGGTGAAGGTGTCGGTGTTCGAGCCCTCGGCGGTCTGCCAGACGGGGTCGGGAATCTGGCTGGATTCCTCGAAGATCTTGATGATCCGGCGTCCTTCGTTGTGCATCCCGGCCCCGGATTCGGGATGGTTGAGGCTCCAGGGCTGCATGTCCACGCGCCATTCGAGCTTGTATTGCGGGTTGACGGGGAAAAGGGCCGTGGCGGTCAGGGTGAAGAAATGGCGGGCGATGAAGAGGGAATACCACTTGCTCATTTCGGGCCAGAACTTGGTGGCCAGCTGGTCGGCGGTCCCCGAGGTCACGAACCCGCGGGTGAGTTCGCAGGTAGTGAAGGCCCACAAGAGCTTGAAGACCGACTTGGCCGACTTTCCGTTGCCGTTCCCGGCGATGTCCGCCTCGCGGTCGAGCATGTATTGGGTCCGGGGCCCCCAATGTTCGATGCGCTTTTCCATCGCCTTGAGGCTGTCCAATTGCCAGCGATAGGGTTGTTTATGCTCGAGGTGGGTGCCCTTGCGGCCCCAGGGGAAGGCCCACATGACGAACTGGTAGGGCTTGTATTTGAACCGGGCCAGGTCTTGGGCAACGGCTTTTTGGTCGGCGAGGGAGATCAATTGGAACCCCGAAAGTCAGGTTCCAAGGTGGCCGTGGGCGGGCCCCGTTACCGGGGGTTGGCGTCAGGCGGGCTTGGGCGTCGGCTCAGTTGTACGGATGCAGGATCTTCTTGCTTTTGGGCAAGACCAACCGGGGCAGGGCCGCTTCGAGCTTGTCGATCTTGGCCTTGGCTGTGCGCTTTTCATCCGCGTTCTCGATGGGTTTGAACCCGTTGGCCACGTAGGCCTTGAGGTCCAGGGACGCCGACAAGAAGCGGTTGAAGATCGTTTCTCGCCACAAATGCTGCCAAAGGGCCGGGTTTTCCAGGGCCTTCTCAAAGACCTTCTTCGAGACTAGGACCGTGATCTCCAGGTTCTCTTCGGGGGTGTCGTCGGGGATCATGTAATGGCAGGATGGGCAAAGACCGCCTTGAAGTTCTTCCTGGCATAAGGGACAGAAATTCATGGGTTCGTTCACGCGATCCCCGCCCTCTGCCTGCCGGCCTTCAATTCCTCGGCCAGGTCGATCAGTTGGGCCCCGAGGTCCTTGGATTCGGTCGGGATCCGATACCGCTTGCTCTTGGCCTGGATCAATTTCCACAGCAAATTATTGTCGAAACGCCGGATGGTCCCGACCTCCGCGCCCTCGTAGAAAACGGGCTCTTCCCATCCGTCCCGGGCCCGATTGATGGCCACCGGCAAAAGATGGGCTTCCGCGCCGATCTCGTTGGACATGGCCACCTGTTCGGCGAACTTGGCGTCGGCCTTCATGTGGTCATAGGGCGTCTGGCGCGAAACACCGGCCTTTTCGGCGGCTTGCACGATCGTGTCACCGTTCTGGAGGCACTGCAGGAACTTTTCCTTGGCCTTTGGCGTAAACTTTGTACGATTTGCCATGTCTTAATCTGATTCCCGTTGCTTGAAATGTTCAATCCCCCAAATTCAGGGGCCCTAGATATTGGGGTTCAATTGCCCCATCGACCCTTGCGACTGGGACAGGATCAGGATTTCATCCTGGCTCGTCAGGATGACGCCCTGGCTGCGGCAGGCCTCGCGCATGGCTTCCAAAGCCGGGCAACGTCGCCGCCCAACGACCCTTTCCGCGAATTTCCGGCGGTATTTATACTTTTTCTTCGGCCTATCCGTCGGCTCCATTGATCCCCCCACTCTTTGAAATCACCGTCCCCACGGTGTACGGCCCTTCAAGGCTTTTGAGGCGCTTCCCTCTCGGCCGTGAAGTTCTTACAAGCCCTCACCTGTTCGTTCGGCACGTGCCAGATCTCGCCGTTGTCCAGGAAAACCACCCAAATGGCCGAGGTTTCCAGGCCGGGCCAGATGTAGATGTGCGCCCAACCGGATCCTTTCGTGGTTTCAAGGTAGACCGGTGGGTTTAGTTGGATGATCACCGCTTCATTTCCTCAAGTTTCCCAATTACTAAAGTTCGCCATGCTCAATAAGCCACTTCATCAGCTTTACGCACAAATCCCTAGCCTCTTGAAAATTCAACCGAAGCTGGTGAAATTCAACATTCCAAACATAGGTGTTGGAACCCTCGGTTGAAGTTGGCACTTCCATTCGTCCTCCTTTGTCACGGCTCACGGGGGTCATCTTGGTTTCTCACCAAGCTCAGTATCCTGTCCGGGAATGCCCGGGCCGACCGCATGATTTCTGTGACCCCCGTCAACCGTGACGCTCATTAGTTACAATCAAAAGCAAGCCCCGTATGGCCGGGACCACGCCTTAGACCTAGGCCTTGTGGATAAACAACTCAAGGTGGCGCTCATCATTGCCGTCCTTGATAATCTGATCCCGATTGGCCTTGAAAATCTCTTCCGCTTCCTTTGGCCCCTCGGCTTCTACAACCGACTGGCCCACGGAAGTCCAGCTCACAATGAACTTCATAATTCCTCCTTGTTGCCACCCATAATTGGGTATGGCTTATTCACGCTTTGTGTGTAGTGTGGTTATTGAGGACCGCTTGGACTTCTGGGTATAAATCCTCAAAGTAAACTCCACCGTTTGCTTGGTCTCCCACTCTATCGCTATCCTTCCAAACCTTCCCCTCTGGCGCTGGCCCTGGGGCTACAAAAAAGTGCCAGTTTTCGAGGTCTCTAGACCCGTTGTCGTGGTGGATTGCGTCTTTCTCGAATGAACCGCAACGCTGGCACCTCTCGCCCTCGGCGCTCTTGGCGGGTTGGGGCGCACGAAAATATGACAGCGGCCTTGTAACGCCCGGGCACACATTCTCGCTCA
This window of the bacterium genome carries:
- a CDS encoding zinc ribbon domain-containing protein, with translation MNEPMNFCPLCQEELQGGLCPSCHYMIPDDTPEENLEITVLVSKKVFEKALENPALWQHLWRETIFNRFLSASLDLKAYVANGFKPIENADEKRTAKAKIDKLEAALPRLVLPKSKKILHPYN
- a CDS encoding terminase, with the protein product MISLADQKAVAQDLARFKYKPYQFVMWAFPWGRKGTHLEHKQPYRWQLDSLKAMEKRIEHWGPRTQYMLDREADIAGNGNGKSAKSVFKLLWAFTTCELTRGFVTSGTADQLATKFWPEMSKWYSLFIARHFFTLTATALFPVNPQYKLEWRVDMQPWSLNHPESGAGMHNEGRRIIKIFEESSQIPDPVWQTAEGSNTDTFTEIIHHVNGNGTRNNGWFAEITFGSKAMNWVHNSVDCRTVENANKQLHDEWIKEYGLDSDFCRTHILGLLPRSSALQFIPAEFLEEAECREVTWRPDDPLVMACDPAFGGEDDCVIRFRLGSDMRTFPTIRIPGSEVRDNAVLEGKIHDIFANPRNYGLPRKPDILIIDASGAGGPVFNNLKRTGIKVLPFVGAVTSTDKEGPNGERLYRNMRAYSWARLRDALRLHAAVDDDKYLRRDITNQEATLDEHDKVMLVKKSTMKSMNLPSPNDGDAAAMLWAFHIEPLKQPKNVWEKAARNNRQAKPYSLKDRLSRARGR
- a CDS encoding portal protein, giving the protein MAVPQPPFPAYQDDAKIFVNLLTLRNAVDPWAREINDNLLVHRLRWLLQANQTTTAVDNFSHDFNDNIFDSTTVLALRTAIAGFLSGCTSPASPWVILGVDEEQLAVRSAVKAFLDYANKRLLTAFDRSNFYTEMASHFADLLCLPSAVTLIEQDPVFKVRYNTLSWGTYVLDIDENGDVNTIGREEQFKVRQLVPKFCKLTDDGQYDLSNLSTEVADWWKSGLTENMERWVVVRHVIRPNPNFTPDKPQAKYKRWLSRYFEKTTGELTGKYLRESGYDWFPAFVSRWSKRSQEVYANECPGLQVLADIKQLYKTTEDLNHGTDLVLDPPLTGPDAFNDEIIQKGPGGFTADNSTDPKAGLRPLFEIAHDLKWVSENKRDLRNIVERGFFTDLFLAISRLRDSVTGQVSATEVDALRDEKMVELGPVTQMVFRALRHCIDVTFTILNEAGEMPPPPAELVGRDLPPEFISPFARAQKVALLGLVDKLLAYGEKMVQMGDQTPLVKIDFGAVLDQIGKILNLPAGFLRPEDVVAQMRAASQKAAADQHQAELMQQASQTAKNLGQTPTDGNNLVTQLLKMAQAGNLAPAA